One window of the Salvia splendens isolate huo1 chromosome 1, SspV2, whole genome shotgun sequence genome contains the following:
- the LOC121746686 gene encoding putative pentatricopeptide repeat-containing protein At1g09680 — protein sequence MLSSQCQTPSTFLHQSAYFSAFNPPFFYSTNAIHHRKFHVFAAPIKEKHHLYGHTSATPLQFEDFLQTITTSPKQLEALAEVNRFGEIRTIAEFNRLLVSLISSDEVELAWKLKSTLSSLGLFPDVRTYSILVNGFCKNKAMIEAKIALHEMLENGFEPNVATFTTVINSFCETGRLKDAYEVFDEMSKIGCEPTINTYNCLLKGLCYVGRIEEAYDLLLSVKNSSIKPDIYTYTAMMDGFCKVGRSDEAFELLVEALRMKLMPNVVTYNTLFNGYFKEGKPLCGFGLLRRMRAKKCSPDYISYSTLLHGLLKWGKIRAAMQAYKEMVGDGYRVDERMMNTLLRGLCRHARKEKYVLDDAYNVFDEMRNGRYPIYQESYELVVEAMCCNGRDMERRGFDVLNEMIGVGLSPKTFTFNIAIHALCCCGEVDKALAVLAMMHKHRKARGIPFNTLIDELILQGRVFEAACVYGFALKKGVVPKWKPQ from the coding sequence ATGCTTTCTTCCCAATGCCAAACACCCTCCACTTTCCTTCATCAATCTGCCTATTTTTCTGCATTCAATCCGCCATTCTTCTACTCCACCAACGCAATCCATCACCGGAAATTTCATGTATTCGCCGCTCCCATCAAAGAAAAACACCATCTTTACGGACACACGAGCGCCACACCATTGCAATTCGAAGATTTTCTTCAAACTATTACCACATCTCCAAAACAGCTCGAAGCACTGGCGGAAGTCAATAGATTTGGAGAAATTCGAACTATTGCTGAATTCAATCGTCTACTCGTTTCCTTAATTTCTTCGGATGAGGTTGAATTGGCGTGGAAGCTCAAGTCTACCTTATCGTCTCTTGGTTTATTCCCGGATGTGCGGACGTATTCAATTTTGGTGAACGGTTTCTGCAAGAACAAGGCGATGATAGAAGCGAAAATCGCTCTTCACGAGATGCTGGAGAATGGATTCGAGCCAAATGTGGCCACGTTCACCACAGTAATCAACTCCTTTTGTGAGACTGGAAGATTGAAGGATGCATATGAGGTGTTCGATGAAATGTCTAAAATAGGGTGCGAGCCCACAATTAACACGTACAACTGCTTGTTGAAAGGTCTGTGCTACGTTGGTAGAATAGAGGAGGCTTATGATTTGTTATTAAGCGTAAAAAACTCGTCGATCAAGCCGGATATCTACACTTACACTGCAATGATGGATGGTTTCTGCAAAGTAGGACGTTCGGATGAGGCGTTCGAGTTGCTCGTTGAAGCTCTGAGAATGAAGTTGATGCCGAATGTAGTAACGTACAACACTCTGTTTAATGGGTACTTCAAAGAGGGGAAGCCCTTGTGCGGTTTCGGCCTGTTGAGGCGGATGAGAGCGAAGAAATGCAGCCCCGACTACATCAGCTACAGCACGCTGCTACACGGGCTGTTGAAATGGGGCAAAATTAGAGCGGCAATGCAGGCGTACAAAGAGATGGTTGGAGATGGTTATCGCGTGGATGAGAGGATGATGAACACGTTGCTGAGGGGCTTGTGCAGGCATGCTAGGAAGGAGAAGTATGTGTTGGATGATGCATACAATGTGTTTGATGAGATGAGGAATGGGAGGTATCCAATATATCAAGAATCATATGAGCTGGTGGTTGAGGCCATGTGCTGCAATGGGAGGGACATGGAAAGAAGAGGTTTTGATGTTTTGAATGAGATGATTGGGGTTGGGTTATCACCCAAGACTTTCACCTTCAACATTGCTATTCATGCTCTTTGTTGCTGCGGTGAGGTGGACAAGGCTTTGGCAGTTTTGGCGATGATGCATAAACACAGAAAGGCAAGAGGGATACCGTTTAACACATTGATTGATGAATTGATTCTGCAAGGAAGGGTGTTCGAGGCTGCTTGTGTTTATGGGTTTGCTTTGAAGAAAGGTGTGGTGCCAAAGTGGAAACCTCAATAG
- the LOC121746695 gene encoding B3 domain-containing transcription repressor VAL2-like isoform X1: MEGGGLCMNGVCSASSSLNWTKGWPLRSGGFATLCHDCGTAYKDLVFCETFHLEETGWRECTSCGKRLHCGCIASSTLLELLDTGGVNCAGCSKSFPHSRTPFEEKHKACDLSTENGTDRNSETMVPVQSGDDTKMDCQEYLLPSQNANVTSRKLEEALASGYKLLSSSNQPPVGPSKSYDMFQESRSLHKSLVETNLSISLSASSNSNTMSGVITEERQLNTAISSFQQGCRPHHLLPRVPTILAAGVETNSSSISQLRVARPPVEGRVKSQLLPRYWPRITDQELQQISGDSNSTIVPLFEKVLSASDAGRIGRLVLPKACAEAYFPPISQPEGLPLRIQDLKGKEWVFQFRFWPNNNSRMYVLEGVTPCIQSMQLQAGDTVTFSRMDPEGKLLMGFRKASNSVSVQKQDSLYPIDMGAFQGETVMGNAESLPLISGYSGLLQSLKGSRSPSMTLFPKHVFPGNISPQITEMNVCKSGGDNLSTQALVPSERKRRNIGTKSKRLLIDSHDSLELRLSWEEVQDLLRPPPTVKPSTVSVEDHEIEEFDEPPVFGKRSIFIVRLPGEQEQWTQCDSCLKWRKLPLDLLLPPKWTCQDNIDDPMRCSCSAPDEMDSRGLESLVRMHKDFTKWRALTSLKPVHGQEYQENVETQTNGAPAGGNMSEPGSSSVATTTRHPRHRPGCSCIVCIQPPSGKGKHKPTCVCNVCMTVKRRFKTLMMRKKKRQSEREAEIAQRNQSAAKEEAEVDSIPSQAPSDNAKRSESENLLKCQSCDGPAQENANNFNGGLDLNCCPFRQGTAGISMMSLLQEASLPLDTYLRQNGLTSLVFEQQESSTPVIAQASGETTTPPAQDDAGCWTAVQEQEGSSDLSDKDQREDDTS, translated from the exons ATGGAGGGCGGGGGGTTGTGCATGAATGGGGTTTGCTCTGCATCCTCCTCGCTTAACTGGACAAAGGGCTGGCCTCTGCGATCTGGTGGTTTTGCTACTCTCTGTCATGATTGTGG GACTGCCTATAAAGATTTGGTCTTCTGCGAAACGTTCCATTTAGAGGAAACAGGTTGGAGGGAGTGCACCTCATGTGGAAAG CGTCTTCATTGTGGATGCATTGCTTCCAGTACATTGCTAGAGCTACTCGACACTGGTGGGGTGAATTGTGCAGGCTGCAGCAAGAGTTTTCCACATTCTCGC ACCCCCTTCGAAGAAAAACATAAAGCATGTGATCTTTCAACAGAAAACGGCACTGATAGAAATTCTGAGACGATGGTACCTGTACAATCTGGTGATGATACTAAAATGGACTGCCAAGAATACTTGTTACCATCACAGAATGCCAACGTGACTTCAAGGAAACTCGAAGAAGCTCTTGCCAGTGGTTATAAATTGTTGTCGAGTTCTAATCAGCCACCTGTTGGACCATCAAAAAGTTATGACATGTTCCAAGAAAGTAGAAGCTTACATAAGTCGTTAGTTGAGACGAACCTGAGCATCAGCTTGTCTGCTTCGTCAAACTCAAATACCATGTCCGGGGTTATCACTGAAGAAAGGCAATTGAACACTGCAATTTCTTCCTTTCAACAGGGTTGTAGGCCCCACCATCTCTTACCAAGGGTACCAACCATTTTGGCTGCCGGAGTAGAAACAAACTCTAGCTCTATTTCACAATTACGTGTTGCAAGGCCACCTGTTGAAGGAAGAGTTAAAAGTCAATTGCTTCCACGCTATTGGCCACGGATAACAGACCAGGAGCTGCAGCAGATATCCGGAGA CTCAAATTCCACCATTGTTCCCTTGTTTGAAAAGGTCTTGAGTGCTAGTGATGCTGGCCGTATTGGTCGTTTGGTTCTTCCTAAAGCATGTGCCGAA GCATATTTCCCGCCTATCTCTCAACCGGAGGGCCTTCCTTTGAGGATTCAGGATCTGAAGGGCAAAGAATGGGTATTTCAGTTCCGATTTTGGCCAAATAATAATAGCAGAATGTATGTTTTGGAGGGTGTAACCCCCTGCATTCAGTCGATGCAATTACAAGCTGGAGATACCG TTACGTTCAGTCGTATGGATCCAGAAGGAAAACTTCTAATGGGGTTCCGGAAAGCATCTAACAGCGTTTCAGTACAGAAG CAGGATTCACTTTATCCAATTGATATGGGTGCTTTTCAAGGCGAAACGGTCATGGGAAATGCCGAAAGCCTACCTCTAATAAGCGGCTATTCTGGCCTTCTTCAGTCGCTAAAAGGAAGCAGGAGTCCTTCGATGACTCTATTTCCTAAGCACGTCTTCCCTGGGAATATCAGCCCCCAAATCACCGAAATGAATGTTTGCAAGTCTGGAGGAGACAATCTCTCGACCCAGGCGTTGGTGCCTTCTGAGCGCAAAAGAAGAAACATTGGGACAAAGAGTAAACGGCTACTTATTGACAGCCATGATTCTTTGGAGCTGAGACTCTCGTGGGAAGAGGTGCAGGATTTGCTCAGGCCACCACCAACTGTCAAGCCAAGCACTGTCTCAGTTGAGGATCATGAAATCGAAGAATTTGAT GAACCACCTGTTTTTGGAAAGAGGAGTATTTTCATCGTTCGTCTCCCCGG GGAACAAGAACAATGGACTCAATGCGACAGTTGCTTAAAATGGCGAAAACTGCCACTTGATCTTCTGCTCCCTCCCAAATGGACATGTCAAGACAATATCGACGACCCGATGAG ATGCTCATGTTCTGCTCCCGACGAAATGGACTCAAGGGGACTTGAGAGTCTTGTCAGAATGCACAAGG ATTTCACGAAATGGAGAGCGTTAACAAGCCTCAAACCAGTACACGGACAAGAATATCAGGAAAACGTTGAAACACAGACAAACGGAGCACCTGCTGGGGGAAACATGAGCGAGCCAGGATCTTCATCTGTGGCAACAACCACAAGACATCCTAGGCATCGTCCGGGCTGCTCCTGCATCGTCTGCATACAGCCTCCCAGCGGGAAGGGCAAGCACAAGCCAACGTGCGTGTGCAATGTCTGCATGACTGTGAAACGACGTTTCAAAACCTTGATGATGCGCAAGAAGAAGCGCCAGTCGGAGCGTGAAGCAGAAATCGCGCAGAGGAATCAATCTGCTGCCAAGGAGGAAGCCGAGGTTGACAGCATCCCCAGTCAGGCACCATCGGATAATGCAAAGAGATCGGAAAGTGAGAATCTCTTGAAATGCCAGAGCTGCGATGGCCCTGCTCAAGAAAATGCTAATAATTTTAATGGAGGATTGGACTTGAACTGCTGTCCGTTTCGACAGGGAACGGCAGGCATAAGCATGATGAGTTTGCTTCAAGAAGCTAGTTTGCCTTTGGACACATACCTAAGACAGAACGGTCTTACAAGCTTGGTTTTTGAGCAGCAAGAGAGTTCAACGCCCGTTATAGCTCAGGCATCGGGAGAGACGACAACCCCACCAGCCCAAGACGATGCCGGTTGCTGGACTGCTGTTCAAGAGCAGGAGGGCAGCAGTGACTTATCTGATAAAGATCAGAGAGAAGATGACACATCATGA
- the LOC121746695 gene encoding B3 domain-containing transcription repressor VAL2-like isoform X2 produces the protein MEGGGLCMNGVCSASSSLNWTKGWPLRSGGFATLCHDCGTAYKDLVFCETFHLEETGWRECTSCGKRLHCGCIASSTLLELLDTGGVNCAGCSKSFPHSRTPFEEKHKACDLSTENGTDRNSETMVPVQSGDDTKMDCQEYLLPSQNANVTSRKLEEALASGYKLLSSSNQPPVGPSKSYDMFQESRSLHKSLVETNLSISLSASSNSNTMSGVITEERQLNTAISSFQQGCRPHHLLPRVPTILAAGVETNSSSISQLRVARPPVEGRVKSQLLPRYWPRITDQELQQISGDSNSTIVPLFEKVLSASDAGRIGRLVLPKACAEAYFPPISQPEGLPLRIQDLKGKEWVFQFRFWPNNNSRMYVLEGVTPCIQSMQLQAGDTVTFSRMDPEGKLLMGFRKASNSVSVQKDSLYPIDMGAFQGETVMGNAESLPLISGYSGLLQSLKGSRSPSMTLFPKHVFPGNISPQITEMNVCKSGGDNLSTQALVPSERKRRNIGTKSKRLLIDSHDSLELRLSWEEVQDLLRPPPTVKPSTVSVEDHEIEEFDEPPVFGKRSIFIVRLPGEQEQWTQCDSCLKWRKLPLDLLLPPKWTCQDNIDDPMRCSCSAPDEMDSRGLESLVRMHKDFTKWRALTSLKPVHGQEYQENVETQTNGAPAGGNMSEPGSSSVATTTRHPRHRPGCSCIVCIQPPSGKGKHKPTCVCNVCMTVKRRFKTLMMRKKKRQSEREAEIAQRNQSAAKEEAEVDSIPSQAPSDNAKRSESENLLKCQSCDGPAQENANNFNGGLDLNCCPFRQGTAGISMMSLLQEASLPLDTYLRQNGLTSLVFEQQESSTPVIAQASGETTTPPAQDDAGCWTAVQEQEGSSDLSDKDQREDDTS, from the exons ATGGAGGGCGGGGGGTTGTGCATGAATGGGGTTTGCTCTGCATCCTCCTCGCTTAACTGGACAAAGGGCTGGCCTCTGCGATCTGGTGGTTTTGCTACTCTCTGTCATGATTGTGG GACTGCCTATAAAGATTTGGTCTTCTGCGAAACGTTCCATTTAGAGGAAACAGGTTGGAGGGAGTGCACCTCATGTGGAAAG CGTCTTCATTGTGGATGCATTGCTTCCAGTACATTGCTAGAGCTACTCGACACTGGTGGGGTGAATTGTGCAGGCTGCAGCAAGAGTTTTCCACATTCTCGC ACCCCCTTCGAAGAAAAACATAAAGCATGTGATCTTTCAACAGAAAACGGCACTGATAGAAATTCTGAGACGATGGTACCTGTACAATCTGGTGATGATACTAAAATGGACTGCCAAGAATACTTGTTACCATCACAGAATGCCAACGTGACTTCAAGGAAACTCGAAGAAGCTCTTGCCAGTGGTTATAAATTGTTGTCGAGTTCTAATCAGCCACCTGTTGGACCATCAAAAAGTTATGACATGTTCCAAGAAAGTAGAAGCTTACATAAGTCGTTAGTTGAGACGAACCTGAGCATCAGCTTGTCTGCTTCGTCAAACTCAAATACCATGTCCGGGGTTATCACTGAAGAAAGGCAATTGAACACTGCAATTTCTTCCTTTCAACAGGGTTGTAGGCCCCACCATCTCTTACCAAGGGTACCAACCATTTTGGCTGCCGGAGTAGAAACAAACTCTAGCTCTATTTCACAATTACGTGTTGCAAGGCCACCTGTTGAAGGAAGAGTTAAAAGTCAATTGCTTCCACGCTATTGGCCACGGATAACAGACCAGGAGCTGCAGCAGATATCCGGAGA CTCAAATTCCACCATTGTTCCCTTGTTTGAAAAGGTCTTGAGTGCTAGTGATGCTGGCCGTATTGGTCGTTTGGTTCTTCCTAAAGCATGTGCCGAA GCATATTTCCCGCCTATCTCTCAACCGGAGGGCCTTCCTTTGAGGATTCAGGATCTGAAGGGCAAAGAATGGGTATTTCAGTTCCGATTTTGGCCAAATAATAATAGCAGAATGTATGTTTTGGAGGGTGTAACCCCCTGCATTCAGTCGATGCAATTACAAGCTGGAGATACCG TTACGTTCAGTCGTATGGATCCAGAAGGAAAACTTCTAATGGGGTTCCGGAAAGCATCTAACAGCGTTTCAGTACAGAAG GATTCACTTTATCCAATTGATATGGGTGCTTTTCAAGGCGAAACGGTCATGGGAAATGCCGAAAGCCTACCTCTAATAAGCGGCTATTCTGGCCTTCTTCAGTCGCTAAAAGGAAGCAGGAGTCCTTCGATGACTCTATTTCCTAAGCACGTCTTCCCTGGGAATATCAGCCCCCAAATCACCGAAATGAATGTTTGCAAGTCTGGAGGAGACAATCTCTCGACCCAGGCGTTGGTGCCTTCTGAGCGCAAAAGAAGAAACATTGGGACAAAGAGTAAACGGCTACTTATTGACAGCCATGATTCTTTGGAGCTGAGACTCTCGTGGGAAGAGGTGCAGGATTTGCTCAGGCCACCACCAACTGTCAAGCCAAGCACTGTCTCAGTTGAGGATCATGAAATCGAAGAATTTGAT GAACCACCTGTTTTTGGAAAGAGGAGTATTTTCATCGTTCGTCTCCCCGG GGAACAAGAACAATGGACTCAATGCGACAGTTGCTTAAAATGGCGAAAACTGCCACTTGATCTTCTGCTCCCTCCCAAATGGACATGTCAAGACAATATCGACGACCCGATGAG ATGCTCATGTTCTGCTCCCGACGAAATGGACTCAAGGGGACTTGAGAGTCTTGTCAGAATGCACAAGG ATTTCACGAAATGGAGAGCGTTAACAAGCCTCAAACCAGTACACGGACAAGAATATCAGGAAAACGTTGAAACACAGACAAACGGAGCACCTGCTGGGGGAAACATGAGCGAGCCAGGATCTTCATCTGTGGCAACAACCACAAGACATCCTAGGCATCGTCCGGGCTGCTCCTGCATCGTCTGCATACAGCCTCCCAGCGGGAAGGGCAAGCACAAGCCAACGTGCGTGTGCAATGTCTGCATGACTGTGAAACGACGTTTCAAAACCTTGATGATGCGCAAGAAGAAGCGCCAGTCGGAGCGTGAAGCAGAAATCGCGCAGAGGAATCAATCTGCTGCCAAGGAGGAAGCCGAGGTTGACAGCATCCCCAGTCAGGCACCATCGGATAATGCAAAGAGATCGGAAAGTGAGAATCTCTTGAAATGCCAGAGCTGCGATGGCCCTGCTCAAGAAAATGCTAATAATTTTAATGGAGGATTGGACTTGAACTGCTGTCCGTTTCGACAGGGAACGGCAGGCATAAGCATGATGAGTTTGCTTCAAGAAGCTAGTTTGCCTTTGGACACATACCTAAGACAGAACGGTCTTACAAGCTTGGTTTTTGAGCAGCAAGAGAGTTCAACGCCCGTTATAGCTCAGGCATCGGGAGAGACGACAACCCCACCAGCCCAAGACGATGCCGGTTGCTGGACTGCTGTTCAAGAGCAGGAGGGCAGCAGTGACTTATCTGATAAAGATCAGAGAGAAGATGACACATCATGA
- the LOC121746695 gene encoding B3 domain-containing protein Os07g0679700-like isoform X3 encodes MQTPFEEKHKACDLSTENGTDRNSETMVPVQSGDDTKMDCQEYLLPSQNANVTSRKLEEALASGYKLLSSSNQPPVGPSKSYDMFQESRSLHKSLVETNLSISLSASSNSNTMSGVITEERQLNTAISSFQQGCRPHHLLPRVPTILAAGVETNSSSISQLRVARPPVEGRVKSQLLPRYWPRITDQELQQISGDSNSTIVPLFEKVLSASDAGRIGRLVLPKACAEAYFPPISQPEGLPLRIQDLKGKEWVFQFRFWPNNNSRMYVLEGVTPCIQSMQLQAGDTVTFSRMDPEGKLLMGFRKASNSVSVQKQDSLYPIDMGAFQGETVMGNAESLPLISGYSGLLQSLKGSRSPSMTLFPKHVFPGNISPQITEMNVCKSGGDNLSTQALVPSERKRRNIGTKSKRLLIDSHDSLELRLSWEEVQDLLRPPPTVKPSTVSVEDHEIEEFDEPPVFGKRSIFIVRLPGEQEQWTQCDSCLKWRKLPLDLLLPPKWTCQDNIDDPMRCSCSAPDEMDSRGLESLVRMHKDFTKWRALTSLKPVHGQEYQENVETQTNGAPAGGNMSEPGSSSVATTTRHPRHRPGCSCIVCIQPPSGKGKHKPTCVCNVCMTVKRRFKTLMMRKKKRQSEREAEIAQRNQSAAKEEAEVDSIPSQAPSDNAKRSESENLLKCQSCDGPAQENANNFNGGLDLNCCPFRQGTAGISMMSLLQEASLPLDTYLRQNGLTSLVFEQQESSTPVIAQASGETTTPPAQDDAGCWTAVQEQEGSSDLSDKDQREDDTS; translated from the exons ATGCAGACCCCCTTCGAAGAAAAACATAAAGCATGTGATCTTTCAACAGAAAACGGCACTGATAGAAATTCTGAGACGATGGTACCTGTACAATCTGGTGATGATACTAAAATGGACTGCCAAGAATACTTGTTACCATCACAGAATGCCAACGTGACTTCAAGGAAACTCGAAGAAGCTCTTGCCAGTGGTTATAAATTGTTGTCGAGTTCTAATCAGCCACCTGTTGGACCATCAAAAAGTTATGACATGTTCCAAGAAAGTAGAAGCTTACATAAGTCGTTAGTTGAGACGAACCTGAGCATCAGCTTGTCTGCTTCGTCAAACTCAAATACCATGTCCGGGGTTATCACTGAAGAAAGGCAATTGAACACTGCAATTTCTTCCTTTCAACAGGGTTGTAGGCCCCACCATCTCTTACCAAGGGTACCAACCATTTTGGCTGCCGGAGTAGAAACAAACTCTAGCTCTATTTCACAATTACGTGTTGCAAGGCCACCTGTTGAAGGAAGAGTTAAAAGTCAATTGCTTCCACGCTATTGGCCACGGATAACAGACCAGGAGCTGCAGCAGATATCCGGAGA CTCAAATTCCACCATTGTTCCCTTGTTTGAAAAGGTCTTGAGTGCTAGTGATGCTGGCCGTATTGGTCGTTTGGTTCTTCCTAAAGCATGTGCCGAA GCATATTTCCCGCCTATCTCTCAACCGGAGGGCCTTCCTTTGAGGATTCAGGATCTGAAGGGCAAAGAATGGGTATTTCAGTTCCGATTTTGGCCAAATAATAATAGCAGAATGTATGTTTTGGAGGGTGTAACCCCCTGCATTCAGTCGATGCAATTACAAGCTGGAGATACCG TTACGTTCAGTCGTATGGATCCAGAAGGAAAACTTCTAATGGGGTTCCGGAAAGCATCTAACAGCGTTTCAGTACAGAAG CAGGATTCACTTTATCCAATTGATATGGGTGCTTTTCAAGGCGAAACGGTCATGGGAAATGCCGAAAGCCTACCTCTAATAAGCGGCTATTCTGGCCTTCTTCAGTCGCTAAAAGGAAGCAGGAGTCCTTCGATGACTCTATTTCCTAAGCACGTCTTCCCTGGGAATATCAGCCCCCAAATCACCGAAATGAATGTTTGCAAGTCTGGAGGAGACAATCTCTCGACCCAGGCGTTGGTGCCTTCTGAGCGCAAAAGAAGAAACATTGGGACAAAGAGTAAACGGCTACTTATTGACAGCCATGATTCTTTGGAGCTGAGACTCTCGTGGGAAGAGGTGCAGGATTTGCTCAGGCCACCACCAACTGTCAAGCCAAGCACTGTCTCAGTTGAGGATCATGAAATCGAAGAATTTGAT GAACCACCTGTTTTTGGAAAGAGGAGTATTTTCATCGTTCGTCTCCCCGG GGAACAAGAACAATGGACTCAATGCGACAGTTGCTTAAAATGGCGAAAACTGCCACTTGATCTTCTGCTCCCTCCCAAATGGACATGTCAAGACAATATCGACGACCCGATGAG ATGCTCATGTTCTGCTCCCGACGAAATGGACTCAAGGGGACTTGAGAGTCTTGTCAGAATGCACAAGG ATTTCACGAAATGGAGAGCGTTAACAAGCCTCAAACCAGTACACGGACAAGAATATCAGGAAAACGTTGAAACACAGACAAACGGAGCACCTGCTGGGGGAAACATGAGCGAGCCAGGATCTTCATCTGTGGCAACAACCACAAGACATCCTAGGCATCGTCCGGGCTGCTCCTGCATCGTCTGCATACAGCCTCCCAGCGGGAAGGGCAAGCACAAGCCAACGTGCGTGTGCAATGTCTGCATGACTGTGAAACGACGTTTCAAAACCTTGATGATGCGCAAGAAGAAGCGCCAGTCGGAGCGTGAAGCAGAAATCGCGCAGAGGAATCAATCTGCTGCCAAGGAGGAAGCCGAGGTTGACAGCATCCCCAGTCAGGCACCATCGGATAATGCAAAGAGATCGGAAAGTGAGAATCTCTTGAAATGCCAGAGCTGCGATGGCCCTGCTCAAGAAAATGCTAATAATTTTAATGGAGGATTGGACTTGAACTGCTGTCCGTTTCGACAGGGAACGGCAGGCATAAGCATGATGAGTTTGCTTCAAGAAGCTAGTTTGCCTTTGGACACATACCTAAGACAGAACGGTCTTACAAGCTTGGTTTTTGAGCAGCAAGAGAGTTCAACGCCCGTTATAGCTCAGGCATCGGGAGAGACGACAACCCCACCAGCCCAAGACGATGCCGGTTGCTGGACTGCTGTTCAAGAGCAGGAGGGCAGCAGTGACTTATCTGATAAAGATCAGAGAGAAGATGACACATCATGA